Proteins from a genomic interval of Zingiber officinale cultivar Zhangliang chromosome 2A, Zo_v1.1, whole genome shotgun sequence:
- the LOC122041431 gene encoding uncharacterized protein LOC122041431 has translation MTTPMVALKPLMLKEYLELDHDDDDGLVLGGGDVVTVRSLLDGELRKKTAGRSAAVQDAETANGNALGKFSAVIEAVKRRCLQAARSERTAFSVLSWKRKKQRPEAELKSATVEDATWANPVRWQPLRFVSPVAASPVLAYDPATASGETKKEYSSSPSSSSQPSENEEEEATIASTTATPSPATEVDGKVGPGPVLILKEDEEEEEFYRSLDSIERTTEQLLHRIRRFEMLAELDHAAECCSRSSDGEYEEEEEEEERAWELLGRLKANPPPRGGEKLLLDFFIQGGKAGGVVISLRQRLRQGATTTTEMLCSARRWIDGRLRGEAEQHSGHGEAATLREMEKDGHWRCFHEEEEELGLQVGDEMLQSLVEELVKELA, from the exons ATGACGACGCCGATGGTGGCGCTGAAGCCGCTCATGCTCAAGGAGTACCTGGAGCTCGACCACGACGACGACGACGGCCTCGTGCTCGGCGGCGGCGACGTTGTCACCGTCCGTAGCCTCCTCGACGGCGAACTTCGCAAGAAGACGGCCGGGAGAAGCGCCGCCGTCCAAGACGCGGAGACGGCCAACGGGAATGCGCTCGGTAAATTCTCCGCCGTCATCGAGGCCGTCAAAAGGCGCTGCCTGCAGGCGGCGCGCTCGGAGCGCACCGCCTTCTCGGTGCTCTCCTGGAAGAGGAAGAAACAGAGGCCGGAGGCGGAGCTGAAATCCGCCACAGTCGAAGACGCCACGTGGGCGAACCCCGTCCGGTGGCAGCCCCTCCGATTCGTGTCGCCGGTCGCCGCCTCCCCTGTCCTCGCCTACGACCCAGCCACCGCCTCCGGCGAAACCAAGAAAGAATACTCGTCATCCCCCTCATCGTCGTCGCAGCCATCAgaaaacgaagaagaagaagccaccaTCGCCAGCACCACCGCCACCCCCTCGCCGGCGACG GAAGTCGACGGAAAGGTTGGACCGGGTCCAGTTTTGATACTGAAggaggatgaagaggaagaggagttCTATAGAAGCCTCGACTCCATTGAAA GGACGACGGAGCAATTGCTGCACCGGATCCGACGGTTCGAAATGCTTGCGGAGCTGGACCACGCGGCGGAGTGCTGCTCCCGGTCGTCGGACGGAGAAtacgaagaggaggaggaggaggaggagcgggCGTGGGAGCTGCTTGGCCGGCTGAAGGCCAACCCGCCGCCTCGCGGCGGGGAGAAGCTTCTGCTGGACTTCTTCATCCAAGGCGGCAAAGCGGGCGGCGTCGTCATCTCATTGAGGCAGCGACTGCGGCAGGGTGCAACGACGACGACGGAGATGCTCTGCTCCGCCAGGCGGTGGATCGACGGGCGGCTGCGGGGGGAGGCGGAGCAGCACAGCGGCCACGGGGAGGCAGCCACCCTGAGGGAGATGGAGAAGGACGGACACTGGAGATGCTTccacgaggaggaggaggagctggGCCTGCAGGTCGGAGACGAGATGCTTCAGTCGCTGGTGGAAGAACTAGTGAAAGAATTAGCATAA